One Scyliorhinus canicula chromosome 12, sScyCan1.1, whole genome shotgun sequence genomic region harbors:
- the LOC119974684 gene encoding relaxin-3 receptor 1-like: MISAASLESVDAIESSWLTQRMDDLMLNTTARTYNSTVGPQSSNLYDIDIPGDGSPALRISISIAYSIVCAIGLVGNLLVFFLMKMKQGRKKSTINFFILNLAVTDFQFVLTLPFWAVDTALDFSWPFGDAMCKIILSVTVMNMYASVFFLTAMGTVRYWSVASVLKSRRSRVCCSVKWVSFVLWVAASLATLPTALFSTASTFAGEKLCLLNFPDDGQYWLALYHIQKITLAFVLPTIILSICYLLLVRFLGQQHIATNNPKRKSRVTRSITIVMLSFFLCWFPNHVITLWGVLVKLNAVPWDKTYYILHAYVFPVTICLAHTNSCLNPVLYCLLRRDFRKSMKEAFWKMSSPGVTHPCAIRPFSGTLKQELGERVAIPLNIIVSEHCNATSV; this comes from the coding sequence ATGATCTCAGCAGCAAGCCTGGAGTCAGTGGATGCGATTGAGAGCAGCTGGTTAACGCAGAGGATGGATGACCTCATGTTGAATACTACTGCAAGGACTTACAATTCAACCGTGGGGCCACAGAGCTCCAACCTGTATGACATTGACATCCCCGGGGACGGGTCCCCAGCTCTGAGAATCAGCATCTCCATCGCCTATTCCATCGTCTGTGCCATTGGGCTGGTGGGCAATTTGCTGGTCTTCTTCCTGATGAAGATGAAACAAGGGCGCAAGAAATCCACCATCAACTTCTTCATCCTCAACCTGGCAGTGACTGACTTCCAGTTCGTGCTAACCTTGCCCTTCTGGGCAGTGGACACTGCCCTGGATTTCAGCTGGCCCTTCGGGGACGCCATGTGCAAGATCATCCTGTCGGTCACCGTGATGAACATGTACGCCAGTGTCTTCTTCCTCACGGCTATGGGCACCGTGCGGTACTGGTCGGTGGCTTCGGTGCTGAAGAGCAGGAGGAGCCGGGTCTGCTGCTCGGtgaagtgggtcagttttgtcctCTGGGTCGCTGCCAGCCTCGCCACCCTGCCCACCGCGCTCTTCTCCACCGCCAGCACGTTTGCAGGCGAGAAACTCTGCTTGCTGAATTTCCCGGACGATGGGCAGTATTGGCTCGCCCTTTACCACATCCAGAAGATCACGCTGGCCTTTGTCCTGCCCACCATCATCCTTTCAATCTGCTACTTACTCCTGGTCAGGTTCCTTGGACAACAGCACATCGCTACCAACAACCCCAAGAGAAAATCGCGAGTGACCAGGTCAATCACCATCGTCATGCTCTCCTTCTTTCTCTGCTGGTTCCCCAATCACGTTATCACCCTCTGGGGGGTTTTAGTTAAGCTTAACGCGGTGCCCTGGGACAAAACATACTACATCTTGCACGCCTATGTGTTCCCAGTCACTATCTGCTTGGCACATACCAACAGCTGCCTGAATCCGGTGCTATACTGCCTGTTGAGGAGAGATTTTAGAAAATCAATGAAGGAAGCCTTCTGGAAGATGTCCTCGCCCGGGGTGACCCACCCGTGTGCCATTCGACCTTTTTCAGGCACCTTAAAACAGGAACTGGGTGAACGGGTGGCCATCCCTCTGAATATTATTGTGAGCGAGCACTGTAACGCAACTTCTGTTTGA